The nucleotide sequence AAGGCGTCGGTCGGGAGTTCGAATCTCTCCTGGGACGTTATAGAAATGTACATAAAAGAAAGCCTTGAAGCAAAACGCTTCAAGGCTTTTTTTATTTGCGTATTCAGCAATAATAGTATCCCGATTGCGGGCAATAGTTTTCAAGGAATGGCTGGAAAATGAAACCATTTCGGCTTCTGTTCGTATTATAAAGTAACAGGAGTTGATCCCAATGCCAATATGCAGCTATTGCAGAACCCGGTGGACTTGGAAACAAACGATAAAAAAGACTTTCACTTTGAGCAATAAACTAGAGTGTCCAATATGCGGGAAATTACAGTACATATCCAAAAAGTCACGGAAAAGAATCAGCCTGCTCAATCTGGTAATCCTTTTGCCGCTTTTATTGAATGCCGTGACATCGATCGAACCGCTTTTTAACATCACCCTTATCTTCATATTCTTTATTGCCAGTATGGTCTTTATGCCATTTCTTACCGAACTTTCGAGTGAAGAAGAGCCTCTTTGGTAGGGAGGTTCCCGGCTCAAGGAAAAAACTTGGTCTTTTTTTTATTTATTGGCGAAAATGTGAAGCAATTCTGCAAAAAAAGATGAATAAAACATGAACCAGAGTTCATGTTTTGGGGGTTGGCGTGTTATTCTTATCTATGAGGTGAGGAAATGCAGCACGAAAACCTTGTCGGAGATTTCCCGACGTTTCCAAAACAACTGCGTTCAAAACAGAAAAGAGAAGCATTGATTGAAAGTGCGAAACTGCTATTCAATGAAAAAGGATTTGAACATACAACAGCGAAAGAAATTGCGGCCCATGCGAAAGTGGCGACGGGAACGTTTTACCGGTATTTTTCCGATAAGCGGCAATTGCTGATGACGCTGATCGACAACCAGATAGATTCCATGATGCCTCTCGATTTGGAATGGAAAAGCGGGGACCCGGAAAAGCTGTTGGCGGGTCGCTTGGAAATGCATTACCACAAGATCAATGAAAAAAACCTGCGGAAGCTGATGCCGGAACTTTTATTGAAAGATGCTGAACTTGCCGAAGTGGTCAATGAAGCAAAAATGCACATGCAGGGAAAAGTGCTTGACCATCTGCAAACGCTTCAGAAAAAAGGGCTCATGTGGCCGGACATTGACATCGAAACTTTGACTTGGTGCTTGCAGTCGATGATGGAAAAGCTTCAAAACCGTAAGAATGAAGGCGTATCCGTGGATTATAAAGAGTTTGCCAAAGTATTTTGCCGGACATTGTTTCCGCCGGACATTATTGAACAAATGCGCTCCGGAAAAATAAAAGATATGGAAAGGACCGTGAACAGATGAAAGCAAAACTATTTACCGCAACGAGCAACACTTCTTGCCGGAAAGCCATTGCTTGGCTCAACGAGTACAATATTCCATATGTCGAGAAAAACATTTCCACTACCCCGATTACGATTGAAGAAATTCAGGAAATCCTGTCTTTAACCAACGAAGGCACCGAAGAAATCATTTCAAAAAAAGCTTATGCCATTAAGAAGTTAAAACTCGATTTCGACAGTTTATCGATGCCCCAATTGTATCAAGTCATCCAAGATAACCCCGGTGTGCTGCGTCTGCCTATCCTTCATGATGGAAAAAAGCTGCAAGTCGGCTATAACGATGATGAAATTCGCCAATTTCTTCCCCGCTGGTTCCGTACAAATCAATTCCAAACTTTATTAGGTATGTAACAAGGAGCCTTCCACACAGGCTCCTTGTTTTTGGTTGTATGGAAAGACCGGCAATTTCCGAAAAAGGAGCATGGAGGAGGGTTTCTCCATGCTAAAATTTCTAAAACGCCTGTTATTTTATTTTCCCGCAAAATCCCGGTATGGTATGATAGACAGTACAAACGGGGTGTTTTTATGCGAAAAAAATATAGGGAGCTGCAGCGCAAAGGCAACGTAATCGTATTTCCGAATACAATCAATCGCTTGCTGACGGAAGGCATGGCGCTGCTGAAAGAAGAGAATTACGAAGACGCTCGCGATAAGCTGTACCAGGTGCTGTCTTATGAACCGGAACATGCCGGGGCACTGGGTGCATATGCATATTGCTTGTTTGAGTTGGGGGAATACGAGGAAGCGCTTGAAGTGTGCCGGGAGCTGCTGAAAGTTGGTCCTGTGCATTACCTGGAGACAATGGAATTATACATAAGCATTTTAATGCAAGTGCGGGAATTTGAAGAAGCGGAACGAATGATTGAAGTTCTGATTGAAGAAAAAGTCCTGCCGGAAGAACGGCTGGCGCAGTTTCTGCAGCTGCGTGATTTGAATGAGCGCATTGCGGCGAAAAAAGCCCATGTGAAAATTGACCTTACCCAATACGTGCCGGAAAATTTCGTCAAGCTGTCTCCGCACCAGCAGGAAAGGCTGATCATGGATTTGCCGCCGGCAAGCTACGACATGTTGAAATCTAGCTTGGTTGAAATTGTGCAGCATCCGGAAACCGATTTATTGGCGAAGACATACATATTGTTCATGCTCCACCAGGAGAAAGTGAAAGCCCGTGTGACGGTGGAGAAATTCCATTACGAAAAGGAGTTTTCAGTAGCGAATCTGCCGGATCCGATCAACAATCCGCGCGTCCAAGACATCAAACGGATGATGGAAGAGATGCTGGAAAAAGATCCGACCCGCCTGGAGATGGTCCAGGAATTATTTGAGCGCCACATTTATTTGTTTTATCCGTTCCAATGGGATGGATACGATGAAGCGGAAGTGGCAGACGTCTATCTTAGTTACCTGGACCAATTGTTCACCGGAGAAATGAATTTTTCCGGCGACTCGGAACTGTTGAGCCTGATTTTTCATGCCGAACAATGGTTTGAGTTGCGCAATGGGTAGAAATAGTTGAACATAGTGGCATCTATGCTATAATATTGAAGTTGTCAAAATTCGTATAAAACGGGTAATATGACTTTGTAGAAAATGTTTGGAGGGCTTATAAATGTCAGCAAAATGGGAAAAGCAAGAAGGTAACACAGGAACACTTACAGTAGAAGTATCTGCAGAAGAAGTAAATGCAGGATTGGACAAAGCGTTCAAAAAAGTCGTTAAAGAAATTAACGTACCAGGTTTCCGTAAAGGGAAAATGCCACGCCAGATGTTCGAACAGCGCTTTGGCGCAGAATCACTTTACCAGGATGCCCTAGACTTCATCTTGCCGGATGCTTACGCAAACGCTGTTGAAGAAGCAGGCCTTAACCCGGTTGACCGCCCGGAAATCGATATTGTCACTCTTGAAAAAGGACAGCCGCTTGTGTTCACAGCTAAAGTAACGGTTAAGCCGGAAGTTCAGCTTGGCGAATACAAAGGCCTTGAAGTTTCTCAGCCAGCTACAGACGTAACTGACGAAGAAATCGAAAACCAATTAAAAGAAAACCAAGAACGTTTTGCTGAGCTTGCTGTTAAAGAAGACGAAGCAATCGTTGAAGGCGACACTGCAGTGATCGACTTTGAAGGTTTTGTTGATGGAGAAGCTTTTGAAGGCGGCAAGGGAGAAAGCTATTCTCTTGAAATCGGTTCAAACTCATTCATCCCAGGCTTTGAAGAGCAATTGATCGGTGCAAAAACAGGAGAAGAAAAAGACGTTGAAGTCACTTTCCCTGAAGAATACCATGCTGCTGAACTTGCAGGAAAAGCTGCAACGTTCAAAGTGAAAGTAAACGAAGTAAAAGCAAAAGAGCTTCCAGAACTTGATGACGAATTCGCTAAAGAAATCGACCCAGAAGTTGAAAGCCTAGAAGCGCTTCGCACAAAAATGAAAGAAACATTGGCTGAACAGAAAAAAGCAAACGCGGATGCAGCACTTCGCGACGAGCTAGTTCAAAAAGCAGCTGAAAATGCAACAATCGACCTTCCGCATGCCATGATCCACACTGAAATGGACCGCATGATGCAGGAATTCGAACAGCGTTTGACTCAGCAAGGCATGAACCTTGACCTTTACTACCAATTCTCAGGCCAAGACGAAGAAGCTTTGCGTGCTCAAATGCATGACGATGCTGAAACGCGCGTACGTGTATCTCTAGTGCTTGAAGCAATTGCTGAAGCAGAGAACATGGAAGTCACTTCAGAAGACATCGACAAAGAACTTGAAAAAATGTCTGGCCAGTTCAATATGGACATCGAGCAAATCAAAACTGCTTTAGGCGGCACTGAAATGCTTGAAAACGACATCCGCATGCAAAACACAGTTGAATTCCTAGTGGAAAACGCTAAGATCACAACTGAAGTGGAAAACGTTGAAGACGCTGAATAATCAACACACATAAGCTTCATAGAAAACAAGGCACGGCGACGTGCCTTGTTTTCCTCTACATAGAATAAAATAAGAATTACATAAACTTGTTGCTGTACTTGAACGATTCTATGGTTTTTTAAGAGGTAGACGGCAAAATGGCGGTGCTGCTCATGGCAAACCGAGGGATTTTGCTGAAAACCTTCAGACGAAGATTAGTAAAGCAAATATTAACGAAGCATTCTTTTTGTAGTAATTCTAATTAGTTGCTACAATAAGCATAATCTTGTAATATTATGGCTTGAATAGGGGTGAATACATTGTTCAAATTCAATGATGAAAAAGACCATTTAAAATGTTCATTCTGCGGAAAACCGCAAGAACAGGTTCGCAAACTGGTTGCAGGACCGGGTGTATATATTTGTGACGAATGTATTGAGCTTTGTACGGAAATCGTAGAAGAAGAGCTGGGTACAGAAGAAGCAGTGGAATTCAAAGAAGTGCCAAAACCAAAAGAGATTTTGGACATTCTTAACGGCTATGTCATCGGCCAGGAAAAAGCGAAAAAGTCTTTGGCTGTAGCAGTATACAACCATTACAAACGCGTCAATTCCAACAGCAAGATCGATGATGTCGAGTTGTCGAAATCCAATATCGTCTTGATTGGGCCGACAGGAAGCGGGAAAACTTTGCTCGCGCAAACTTTAGCGCGCATCCTGAATGTGCCGTTTGCAATTGCAGATGCAACTTCGTTAACTGAAGCGGGTTATGTTGGGGAAGATGTTGAGAACATCCTCTTGAAGCTGATCCAAGCTGCAGACTACGATGTGGAACGCGCGGAAAAAGGCATCATCTATATCGATGAAATCGATAAAGTGGCCCGCAAATCCGAAAACCCGTCCATCACACGTGATGTATCAGGTGAAGGCGTTCAGCAGGCATTGCTGAAAATCCTGGAAGGCACAACGGCAAGCGTTCCCCCACAAGGCGGACGCAAGCATCCTCATCAGGAATTTATCCAAATCGATACGACGAACGTCTTGTTCATCGTCGGTGGTGCATTTGACGGAGTCGATCAAATCATCAAACGCCGTTTGGGCAACAAAGTCATCGGTTTTGGTGCAGATCCAAACAAAGAAGAACTGGACGAGAAGTCGCTTCTTAGCCAATTGATTCCGGAAGATTTGCTGAAGTTCGGTTTAATTCCTGAATTTATCGGCCGTTTGCCGGTATTGGCGAGCCTTGAGCAATTGGATGAAAATGCACTAGTTCAGATTTTGACTGAGCCGAAAAATGCATTGATCAAACAATACCAAAAAATGATGGAACTTGACGATGTCGAATTGACGTTCGAAGAAGACGCCTTGGTGGAAATTGCGAAATTGGCAATTGAACGCAAAACAGGTGCCCGCGGACTCCGTTCAATCATTGAGAACATCATGCTTGAAGTTATGTTCGACTTGCCTTCACGCGAAGACATCGTCGAATGCGTCATCACAAAAGACACGGTGACAAAAAACGAAATGCCGAGACTCATCTTAGAAGATGGCTCTGAATACGACGAAAAAGACAACGAAAAAACATCCGCATAATGTGAAACGCCGTTCTATGTGAGCCTTTGCTCCATGGTGGGGTGTTTAACCAATCAGACTTTGACTCTTGCTTCCTCCCGAGCAATCGGGAGTGCGGTGTAAGGGGAAAGTGAGTAAAAAAGGATGATACGGGCTGACTCTGATCGTGCACATCCGCGCGTACGGGGTCAGCTTGTTTTTTTGACGAAAATAATCGGAGGTGCAACTCCCTAATGGCTAAGAGAAAAGTAACCAAACGTGTACCATTATTGCCGCTGCGAGGGCTTCTCGTATTTCCGACAATGGTGCTTCATATTGATGTCGGCCGTGATCGGTCGATTGCCGCTTTAGAACAGGCAATGCTTGAAGACAATATTGTCTTTTTGGCAACCCAAAAAGAAATGAGCATTGAGCAGCCTGAAAAAGACGATCTGCAAAAAATCGGAACGCTCGCGTATGTAAAACAGATGCTGAAACTGCCGAACGGCACAATCCGCGTCTTAGTGGAAGGCCTGGAGCGTGGGCAATGGAAAAATTACGAGGAAGAAGAAGCTTTCACCGTCGTGGAAGTCACTTCCTTCCCGGATGAGCCGGAGCGCACAGCGGAACAGGATGCCTTGATGCGCATGCTGCTCGAGCATTTCGAGAAATACGCCAAAGCTTCGAAAAAAGTATCAACCGAAACTTACAACACGGTAGCCGATATCGAAGAACCGGGCCGCCTGGCCGATATGGTTGCTTCGCATTTGCCGCTGAAAGTGAACGAAAAGCAGGAAGTGCTGGAGACGTTTGACGTCAACACGCGGCTTGAGATGCTGATTGCGCGCCTTCACAACGAACAAGAAGTGATCGATCTGGAAAAGCGCATTTCACAGCGCGTGAAAAAATCGATGGAACAAACGCAAAAAGAATTTTATTTGCGCGAACAAATGAAGGCCATCCAAACGGAACTTGGCGACAAAGACGGCAAATCCGGTGAAATCGTTGATTTGAAGAAACGCATTGAAGACGCCGGCATGCCGGAATCAACCGAGAAAGCGGCTTTGAAAGAACTGGACCGCTACGAAAAATTGCCGTCTGCAGCAGCAGAGAGCGGCATCATTCGCAATTACATCGAATGGCTTGTCACGATTCCATGGTCAGAAGCGACAGAAGACCGCCTCGACATCAAATACGCGGAAGAAGTGCTCGACCGTGACCATGATGGATTGGAAAGCGTCAAAGAACGCGTGCTGGAATATTTGGCTGTCCAACAGATGACCAATTCCTTGCGCGGACCGATTCTTTGCCTTGTCGGCCCTCCAGGTGTAGGGAAGACCTCTCTTGCGAAATCGATTGCGGAATCGCTTGACCGCAACTTTGTCCGCATTTCGCTTGGCGGGGTGCGTGACGAATCAGAAATCCGCGGCCATCGCCGGACCTATGTCGGCGCGATGCCGGGACGCATCATCCAAGGAATGAAACGCGCAGGCACAGTCAATCCGGTGTTCTTGCTGGATGAAATCGATAAAATGTCGAACGACTTCCGGGGAGACCCATCGTCGGCAATGCTTGAAGTATTGGATCCGGAACAAAACAATTCGTTCAGCGACCATTACATTGAAGAAACGTATGATCTATCGAACGTGCTGTTCATTGCCACTGCAAATGATCTGGGTTCCATTCCAGGGCCGCTTCGCGACCGGATGGAAGTCATCACAATTGCGGGCTACACAGAAGCGGAAAAACAAATGATTGCGAAAAACCATTTGGCGCCGAAGCAATTGAAAGAACATGGCTTGACTGAAGAACAGCTGCAATTTGAAGAAAGTGCACTGCTTAACCTGGTCCGCTATTATACGCGGGAAGCGGGTGTCCGTGGACTCGAGCGCACAATCGCTTCGGTTTGCCGGAAAGTGACGAAACAGATTGTGGCAGGCGAAAAAGAGCAAGTGGTGGTAACGGCGGATGCCATCGAGGATTACCTCGGCAAACGCAAATTCCGCTACGGCATGGCAGAAAGCGTCAACCAAGTCGGCGTGGCTACCGGCCTTGCGTATACAACTGTCGGCGGCGATACGCTTCAAATCGAAGTATCGCTGTCACCGGGCAAAGGCAAATTGCAGTTGACCGGGAAACTGGGAGATGTCATGAAAGAATCGGCGCAGACGGCCCTGTCGTTTGTCAGAGCACGCGCCGAGTCACTGGGCATCGACCCGAACTTCCACGAGTCGAATGATATCCACATACACGTTCCGGAAGGCGCTGTTCCAAAAGACGGCCCTTCTGCGGGGATTACGATTGCGACGGCGCTGGTATCTGCGCTGACGAAACGCCCGATCCACCGCGAAGTCGGCATGACGGGTGAAATCACCTTGCGTGGCCGCGTTCTGCCGATTGGCGGCGTGAAAGAGAAAACTTTAAGCGCTCACCGTGCCGGACTGAAAACAATCATCCTGCCGATCGACAACGAGCGGGATATTGAAGACATTCCAGAAAGTGTCCGCGAAGAATTGACGTTCAAACTCGTTTCGCTGGCGGATGAAGCGCTGGAAATCGCATTAGAAGGAGCAAACGAATGATAGTCAATAATGTAGAACTTGTAATCAGTGCCGTCCGCCCGGATCAGTATCCGGAAGACGGCCTGCCCGAATTCGCTTTAGCGGGCCGTTCGAACGTCGGGAAATCGTCGTTCATCAATAAAATGATCGGCCGCAAAAGCATGGCGCGCATTTCCTCAAAACCGGGGAAGACGCAGACGCTGAACTTCTATAAAATAGAAGAAAAATTATTTTACGTCGATGTACCAGGCTATGGCTATGCCAAAGTCTCTAAATCGGAACGCGAAGCTTGGGGCAAAATGATCGAGCGCTACATTACCGGACGTGAGGAATTGCGTGCGGTAATCCAAATCGTCGATCTGCGCCACGCACCGAGCCGGGACGATATCGCGATGTACGATTTCATGAAGCATTTTGATATTCCATGCATCATCATTGCCACAAAAGCGGACAAGATTCCAAAAGGCAAATGGGAGAAGCACAAAAAAGTGGTTCGCCAGACGCTCGAAATGGACAAAAACGATCCATTGATCGTCTTTTCATCCGAAACCGGTCTTGGCAAAGAAGCCGCTTGGGCGGAAATCGAAAAAAGAATGTAACGTGAAGGAAGCGCAGCTGAGGCTGCGCTTTTTTTATGGAAAAAAGTAGAATGGGGCTTTGCCGCAAGTAAAGGGCACTTTCGCTTTTCGCCGAAAAGCAGGCAGTTAAAAGGGTTTCTGGTTTTGAATGGGGCTGGATATTAGCGTACCGCAGATAAATTTAGAACACCGCAGATAAACATCTCGGCTCGCCCAATTCACAAGCCATCCTCAACTCCCAACGCCGCGTAACCGGAAAAGCACCAATACGGACCCGCGCTGCGCCTAAGTTCTCGCACTATTTCGACTAAGAGCGTTATGCTTGTTAGTGGTCTGTCGCTTTGATAAACTTACATTATAATAATTATAAATAAACATACATTCATTGCTTGTTCACAAATTACAAAGCTTAGAACAGTACAAAAGTGGTATACTTACTTATATTGAAATATGAACGTGAAAGGTGTTTTGATCCCATGCATACATTAGTAGTCGGGGTGAATTATCGCTCTGCACCGGTGGAAATCCGCGAGAAGCTTTCATTCATCGAATCGGAACTTCCACAAGCCATGCAGGCGTTAAAAGAACAAAAAAGCATATTGGAGAATGTCATCGTGTCTACTTGCAACCGGACAGAAATCTACGCGGTGGTCGATCAGCTTCACACGGGGCGCTATTATGTGAAGCAATTCTTGGCGGATTATTTCGGTCTGTCCCAAGAAGCGTTCTCGCAGTATTTATTTGTCCACGAGCAGGAAGAAGCAGTTGAGCATTTGTTCCGTGTGACGGCCGGCATCGACTCAATGGTGCTTGGGGAAACCCAAATTCTTGGCCAAGTGAGAAACAGCTTCCTTGCTGGACAGGAAAACGGCACGACCGGAACGGTTTTCAACCAATTGTTCAAGCAGGCCGTGACATTGGCGAAACGGGCGCATTCCGAAACAGCAATCGGCGAGAATGCCGTATCGGTTTCTTATGCGGCTGTTGAGCTGGGCAAGAAAATTTTCGGCACGTTGAAAAACAAACGGGTCGTTATTTTAGGCGCGGGCAAAATGGGTGAACTGGCCATTAAGAACTTGCAGGGCAGCGGCGCAGACAATGTGACGGTCATCAACCGTACGTTTGAAAAAGCCGAAGACTTGGCACAAAAATTCAACGGCCGTGCAGTGCCGATGAACCAATTGCAATGCGCACTTTTAGAGGCGGATATCCTGATTTCGTCGACAGGTGCAACGGACTACGTCATCGATTACGAATTGATGCAGTTTGTTGAAAAACTTCGCAAAGGCAAGCCGTTGTTCATGGTGGACATCGCAGTGCCGCGCGACGTGGATCCGCGCATCTCGGAATTGTCGAATGTGTTCTTGTACGATATCGATGATATGCAAGGAATTGTCGAAGCGAACCTGGCTGAGCGGGAACGCGCAGCTGGCGAAATCATGACGATGGTCAACCACGAAGCGCAGCAGTTCAACGACTGGCTGACAACGCTTGGCGTCGTACCGGTGATTTCCGCTTTGCGCCAAAAAGCATTGACCATACAGGCGGAAACGATGGCCAGCATTGAAAACAAAATGCCGGACTTGACCGACCGTGAAAAGAAAATCCTGAACAAACATACGAAATCGATCATCAACCAATTGCTGAAAGAGCCGATTTTGCAGGCAAAAGAAATGGCCGGCGCACCGAAATCACGCGAGCAGCTTGAATTGTTCCAGCAGATTTTTGGCATCGAAGAAGATGTGCAAGTGGAAATTGCGAAACAACTGAAAGCTCCGCAGAAACAGGCGGCAACCAATAAAGAACAGAACGTTCAAAAACAAGAAACTCCCGGATATTCATTTTAAGCTTTCTGAAAGAGGCGTTTTCGAATCTATATGCTAAAATGTAGATGCGGGAACGCCTTTAATTATGGAAACGAAGGGGAATGGGATGGCTGATATAACAATGGCAAGGCTGCATGAAGCTATGGTTATTCTATATGCTGTCAGCCTTGTTTTTTATTTTATTGATTACTTATATAAAGAGAAAAAAGCAAGCCGCATTGCGATGGGCTTGCTTGGCATCGTATGGATTATGCAGACCGTATTCCTCGTTTTGTACATCATCGAAACGCAGCGATTCCCGATCCTGACTTTGTTTGAAGGGATCTATTTTTATGCGTGGCTGCTGGTGACGTTGTCGCTTGTGCTGCGAATTTTTTACCGCTTTGATTTTGCGGTGTTTTTCATCAATATCATCGGATTTATCTTTATGACTATCCATACATTTGCGCCGGTGCAAATTGAAAAGTCGCCGGCAGGGCAGGACCTGGTTTCGGAATTGTTGTTTATCCACATTACATTCGCCATTCTGTCGTATGTCGCTTTTTCACTGTCGTTCGTGTTCTCGGCGCTGCACCTCATTTTGTACCGCTTGTTGAAAAAGAAAAAGTGGACGAAGCAGTGGAGCAATTTGCCGTCGCTCGGCCAGACGGAACTGGGTATGACGATTTCCATTCTTGTCGGAATTTCTCTGCTGTTCGTGTCGCTGGTCCTCGGCCTGCAATGGGCCGTCATCTCATTGGCGGAATTTTCGCTGCTCGACATGAAAATCGTCGGATCGTTCATCCTGCTGCTTATTTACAGCTGGGTGTTATACCGCCACCGAAAAGGCAATTTGAACGGCATGTCTTATGCATTGGCGCACATTTATGCGTTTTTGCTTTTACTCATCAACTTCTTCCTCGGGAGCCGGTTGTCTGAATTTCATTTTTGGTATTAAAGAAAGGTAGGATTCATTTGAGAAAAATTATTGTAGGTTCAAGAAGAAGCAAGCTCGCGTTAACGCAAACGGGGCAGTTTATCGATAAATTGAAAGCGTCTGGAGCACCGTTTGAATTTGAAATCAAAGAAATCGTCACAAAAGGCGATCGCATAGTAGACGTCACGCTTTCCAAAGTCGGCGGAAAAGGTTTGTTTGTAAAAGAAATCGAGCAGGCTTTGCAAGATAAAGAAATTGATTTCGCTGTCCACAGCATGAAAGATATGCCGTCAGTGCTTCCGGAAGGCTTTGTCATCGGTTGTGTACCGGAACGCGAAGACCCGCGCGACGCTTTTATCTCAAATAACCACGTGAAATTCATGGACCTTCCGGTAGGAGCAGTTGTCGGAACAAGCAGCCTGCGCCGCAGTTCGCAGCTTTTGTTGATGCGTCCAGACCTGGATATCCAGTGGATCCGTGGAAACATTGACACGCGCCTGGAAAAGCTGAAATCCGGCCAATTTGATGCCATCCTTCTTGCTGCTGCAGGTTTGAAGCGCATGGGCTGGAAAGATGACCTGGTAACGGAATTCCTTGAAGTGGAAGACTGCCTGCCGGCGATTGGCCAAGGTGCCCTTGGCATCGAATGCCGCGAAGACGACACGGAACTATTGGAAGCTTTGGCAAAAGTTAACGACGAAAAAACAGCGTTGGCGGTCCATGCCGAGCGCAAATTCCTGCGCGATATGGACGGCAGCTGCCAAGTGCCGATTGCCGGCTATGCAACAGTTGCAGATGGTGAAATCTCGTTTACCGGCCTCATTTCTTCTCCGGAAGCCGATGAAGTGTATAAAGAAACAGCCGTGAGCCGCGACCCGATCGAAGCTGGGCGCATCGTTGCCGAGCGCATCAGCGCACAAGGCGGCTACGAATTAATCCAAAAAGTAAAAGCCGAGAACCATGTGTGAAGCTAATCTTCCATTAAGAGGCGAAACCGTCGTCTTCACCGGTTCCAACGAGCCGCAGGAAGCGGTTGAATATGCAGAGAAACTGGGCGCTAAAGCCCTCTACTTACCGCTCATAAAAACTTCAGTCCGGCAGTCGCAACTGCCGGATTTCGAACGTTATGACTGGTTAATCTTTACGAGCGGCAACAGTGCAGACGCTTTTTGCCAACTGCACATCAAGACGGATGCGAAGATTGCCGCAGTGGGGGAAAAGACGGCGGGTGTTTTGGAGCAGCATGGCTACACCGTCAGCTTTATGCCAAGCATCTACAGTGCCGATGTATTCATTCAGGAATTCCCGGCTGTAGCGGGCAACGCGGACTGTCTTTTCATCAAAGGGTCGCTCGCCAAAAATACCATTGCATCGATGCCGTTGAAGGTGGATGAATGGATTATTTACGAAACGAGCTTTAAAATAGAGAATGCCGAGAAATTAAAAGCCTTAAAAGGCGTAACCGTGATTTTTGCCAGTCCGTCCGCTGTGGCCGCATACCGCGAAGCCGGCGGGGGCTGGTCAGGAATCCGCATTGCCGCCATCGGGCACGTAACTGAAGCCGCTATCCAGAAGCAAGGCGGAACGGTGGATTTTATTCCAAAGAAATATACGTATATCGAAGTGATCAACGAAATCGCGAAA is from Planococcus liqunii and encodes:
- the yihA gene encoding ribosome biogenesis GTP-binding protein YihA/YsxC, whose amino-acid sequence is MIVNNVELVISAVRPDQYPEDGLPEFALAGRSNVGKSSFINKMIGRKSMARISSKPGKTQTLNFYKIEEKLFYVDVPGYGYAKVSKSEREAWGKMIERYITGREELRAVIQIVDLRHAPSRDDIAMYDFMKHFDIPCIIIATKADKIPKGKWEKHKKVVRQTLEMDKNDPLIVFSSETGLGKEAAWAEIEKRM
- the ccsA gene encoding cytochrome c biogenesis protein CcsA — its product is MADITMARLHEAMVILYAVSLVFYFIDYLYKEKKASRIAMGLLGIVWIMQTVFLVLYIIETQRFPILTLFEGIYFYAWLLVTLSLVLRIFYRFDFAVFFINIIGFIFMTIHTFAPVQIEKSPAGQDLVSELLFIHITFAILSYVAFSLSFVFSALHLILYRLLKKKKWTKQWSNLPSLGQTELGMTISILVGISLLFVSLVLGLQWAVISLAEFSLLDMKIVGSFILLLIYSWVLYRHRKGNLNGMSYALAHIYAFLLLLINFFLGSRLSEFHFWY
- the hemC gene encoding hydroxymethylbilane synthase, coding for MRKIIVGSRRSKLALTQTGQFIDKLKASGAPFEFEIKEIVTKGDRIVDVTLSKVGGKGLFVKEIEQALQDKEIDFAVHSMKDMPSVLPEGFVIGCVPEREDPRDAFISNNHVKFMDLPVGAVVGTSSLRRSSQLLLMRPDLDIQWIRGNIDTRLEKLKSGQFDAILLAAAGLKRMGWKDDLVTEFLEVEDCLPAIGQGALGIECREDDTELLEALAKVNDEKTALAVHAERKFLRDMDGSCQVPIAGYATVADGEISFTGLISSPEADEVYKETAVSRDPIEAGRIVAERISAQGGYELIQKVKAENHV
- the hemA gene encoding glutamyl-tRNA reductase; translation: MHTLVVGVNYRSAPVEIREKLSFIESELPQAMQALKEQKSILENVIVSTCNRTEIYAVVDQLHTGRYYVKQFLADYFGLSQEAFSQYLFVHEQEEAVEHLFRVTAGIDSMVLGETQILGQVRNSFLAGQENGTTGTVFNQLFKQAVTLAKRAHSETAIGENAVSVSYAAVELGKKIFGTLKNKRVVILGAGKMGELAIKNLQGSGADNVTVINRTFEKAEDLAQKFNGRAVPMNQLQCALLEADILISSTGATDYVIDYELMQFVEKLRKGKPLFMVDIAVPRDVDPRISELSNVFLYDIDDMQGIVEANLAERERAAGEIMTMVNHEAQQFNDWLTTLGVVPVISALRQKALTIQAETMASIENKMPDLTDREKKILNKHTKSIINQLLKEPILQAKEMAGAPKSREQLELFQQIFGIEEDVQVEIAKQLKAPQKQAATNKEQNVQKQETPGYSF
- a CDS encoding uroporphyrinogen-III synthase is translated as MCEANLPLRGETVVFTGSNEPQEAVEYAEKLGAKALYLPLIKTSVRQSQLPDFERYDWLIFTSGNSADAFCQLHIKTDAKIAAVGEKTAGVLEQHGYTVSFMPSIYSADVFIQEFPAVAGNADCLFIKGSLAKNTIASMPLKVDEWIIYETSFKIENAEKLKALKGVTVIFASPSAVAAYREAGGGWSGIRIAAIGHVTEAAIQKQGGTVDFIPKKYTYIEVINEIAKGSFNK